A single window of Salvia splendens isolate huo1 chromosome 6, SspV2, whole genome shotgun sequence DNA harbors:
- the LOC121806613 gene encoding gamma-tubulin complex component 2-like isoform X2 gives MDLALQESAKRIFPLCESYVLISQFVESRSQFKSGLVNHAFAAALRTLLLDYQAMVAQLDHQFHLGKLSVQGLWFYCQPMLGAMQALTIVIKKASASNFIGSAILNLLQSQAKAMAGDHVVRSLLEKMSQSASQAYLVILERWVYEGVIDDPYGEFFIAENKSLQKESLTQDYYTKYWQQRYSLKDDIPSFLANAAETILTTGKYLNVMRECGHCIQVPVAENTKLTMVGSNHRYLECIKAAYDFASGELLNLIKDKYDLKGKLMSIKHYLLLDQGDFLVHFMDIAREELMKKPDEISVEKLQSLLDLALRSTAAVADPYHEDLTCCVEKTTLLKRLIELKDLQISQIISGNDDLEEPLSITGLETFSLSFKVQWPLSLVISRKALTKYQLIFRCLFHCKYVNRQLGAAWQLHQGLRRLDKQGIAISVSSLLCRNMLKFINSLLHYLTFEVLEPNWHIMDNRLQTAKSIDEVLQHHDFFLDKCLRECLLLSPVLLKKLETMKSICLQYAAAAQWLVTYSIDAPKTDSPELDKYNKLKLRTRSQTQKVTAENATVIESILKFERKFSAELQSLGPILSSSSRAEPYLTHLAQWLLGVGSD, from the exons atggatttggcacttcag GAATCTGCAAAAAGAATATTTCCTTTATGCGAGAGCTACGTACTTATAAGTCAGTTTGTTGAGTCAAGGTCCCAGTTCAAGAGCGGTCTTGTCAATCATGCTTTTGCTGCAGCACTTCGGACATTACTTCTT GATTACCAAGCCATGGTGGCACAACTTGACCATCAGTTTCATCTGGGAAAACTTTCAGTTCAAGGACTATGGTTCTATTGCCAG CCAATGTTGGGGGCAATGCAAGCTTTAACCATAGTGATTAAGAAGGCTTCAGCCAGTAATTTTATTGGCTCTGCAATTCTTAACCTCCTACAAAGCCAG GCCAAGGCCATGGCTGGTGATCATGTAGTGAGGTCTTTGCTCGAAAAGATGTCACAAAGTGCAAGCCAAGCATATCTTGTAATATTAGAGAG GTGGGTATATGAGGGCGTAATTGATGACCCATATGGGGAATTTTTTATCGCTGAGAACAAGTCTCTTCAAAAG GAAAGTCTCACGCAAGATTATTACACGAAGTATTGGCAACAACGCTACAGCTTGAAAGATGATATCCCCAGTTTCCTTGCCAATGCTGCTGAAACAATTTTGACCACTGGAAAATATCTAAATGTCATGAGAGAATGTGGGCATTGTATTCAG GTTCCTGTAGCAGAAAACACAAAGTTGACAATGGTTGGCTCTAATCACCGCTACCTTGAGTGCATTAAAGCTGCTTATGATTTTGCTAGTGGTGAATTATTGAACCTCATTAAAGACAAG TATGACTTAAAGGGAAAGCTGATGTCAATCAAACATTATCTCCTTCTCGATCAG GGTGATTTTTTGGTCCACTTCATGGACATAGCTCGGGAAGAACTCATGAAAAAGCCAGATGAAATTTCAGTTGAAAAGCTGCAG TCTCTCCTGGACCTTGCATTACGATCCACGGCAGCTGTGGCTGATCCATATCATGAAGACTTGACATGTTGTGTG GAAAAGACAACTTTATTGAAAAGGTTGATTGAACTTAAAGATCTTCAGATCAGCCAGATTATTTCTGGCAATGATGACCTCGAAGAGCCTTTGAGCATTACAGGCTTGGAAACATTTTCTTTGAGTTTCAAG GTTCAATGGCCGTTATCACTTGTGATCTCAAGAAAGGCTTTGACAAAATATCAGCTAATATTTCGGTGTCTGTTTCACTGCAAGTATGTCAATCGGCAACTTGGTGCTGCATGGCAGCTGCATCAA GGTCTGCGAAGACTTGATAAGCAAGGAATAGCGATTTCAGTGTCATCTTTGCTATGCCGGAATATGCTTAAGTTCATCAACAGTCTTCTGCATTATCTGACATTTGAG GTTCTCGAACCAAATTGGCATATCATGGACAATAGACTTCAGACTGCAAAGAGTATTGATGAG GTTTTACAACATCATGATTTTTTCCTTGACAAGTGTTTGAGAGAGTGCTTGCTCCTCTCACCTGTTCTTCTCAAG AAGCTAGAGACAATGAAATCGATATGCCTTCAGTATGCAGCAGCAGCGCAATGGCTGGTTACCTATTCCATCGATGCTCCCAAGACCGACAGTCCTGAGCTGGATAAATACAACAAGTTGAAACTAAGGACGCGTTCTCAGACTCAgaaagtaacagctgaaaatGCAACCGTCATTGAATCTATCTT GAAGTTTGAGCGCAAATTTTCTGCTGAGCTTCAGAGTCTAGGACCGATATTGAGCAGTAGTTCTCGTGCAGAGCCATACTTGACTCATCTTGCACAGTGGCTTCTTGGCGTGGGAAGCGACTAA
- the LOC121806613 gene encoding gamma-tubulin complex component 2-like isoform X1, giving the protein MDEYHKNLLVEPSMQLLHAPTEASKHPSALEGCRSSGVDKPIGCFHAAIQELIVIDDILSALVGIDGRYISIRRVQGKDDTVSFQVDASMDLALQESAKRIFPLCESYVLISQFVESRSQFKSGLVNHAFAAALRTLLLDYQAMVAQLDHQFHLGKLSVQGLWFYCQPMLGAMQALTIVIKKASASNFIGSAILNLLQSQAKAMAGDHVVRSLLEKMSQSASQAYLVILERWVYEGVIDDPYGEFFIAENKSLQKESLTQDYYTKYWQQRYSLKDDIPSFLANAAETILTTGKYLNVMRECGHCIQVPVAENTKLTMVGSNHRYLECIKAAYDFASGELLNLIKDKYDLKGKLMSIKHYLLLDQGDFLVHFMDIAREELMKKPDEISVEKLQSLLDLALRSTAAVADPYHEDLTCCVEKTTLLKRLIELKDLQISQIISGNDDLEEPLSITGLETFSLSFKVQWPLSLVISRKALTKYQLIFRCLFHCKYVNRQLGAAWQLHQGLRRLDKQGIAISVSSLLCRNMLKFINSLLHYLTFEVLEPNWHIMDNRLQTAKSIDEVLQHHDFFLDKCLRECLLLSPVLLKKLETMKSICLQYAAAAQWLVTYSIDAPKTDSPELDKYNKLKLRTRSQTQKVTAENATVIESILKFERKFSAELQSLGPILSSSSRAEPYLTHLAQWLLGVGSD; this is encoded by the exons ATGGATGAATACCATAAGAACTTGCTAGTTGAACCTTCAATGCAGCTGTTGCATGCTCCGACTGAAGCTTCGAAGCATCCGTCTGCACTTGAAGGATGTAGATC TTCCGGGGTGGACAAGCCCATAGGTTGCTTCCATGCAGCAATTCAG GAGTTAATTGTCATTGATGATATCTTGTCAGCATTGGTTGGGATTGACGGACGTTATATCTCTATCCGTAGAGTACAAGGGAAGGATGATACTGTGTCCTTCCAAGTTGATGCAtctatggatttggcacttcag GAATCTGCAAAAAGAATATTTCCTTTATGCGAGAGCTACGTACTTATAAGTCAGTTTGTTGAGTCAAGGTCCCAGTTCAAGAGCGGTCTTGTCAATCATGCTTTTGCTGCAGCACTTCGGACATTACTTCTT GATTACCAAGCCATGGTGGCACAACTTGACCATCAGTTTCATCTGGGAAAACTTTCAGTTCAAGGACTATGGTTCTATTGCCAG CCAATGTTGGGGGCAATGCAAGCTTTAACCATAGTGATTAAGAAGGCTTCAGCCAGTAATTTTATTGGCTCTGCAATTCTTAACCTCCTACAAAGCCAG GCCAAGGCCATGGCTGGTGATCATGTAGTGAGGTCTTTGCTCGAAAAGATGTCACAAAGTGCAAGCCAAGCATATCTTGTAATATTAGAGAG GTGGGTATATGAGGGCGTAATTGATGACCCATATGGGGAATTTTTTATCGCTGAGAACAAGTCTCTTCAAAAG GAAAGTCTCACGCAAGATTATTACACGAAGTATTGGCAACAACGCTACAGCTTGAAAGATGATATCCCCAGTTTCCTTGCCAATGCTGCTGAAACAATTTTGACCACTGGAAAATATCTAAATGTCATGAGAGAATGTGGGCATTGTATTCAG GTTCCTGTAGCAGAAAACACAAAGTTGACAATGGTTGGCTCTAATCACCGCTACCTTGAGTGCATTAAAGCTGCTTATGATTTTGCTAGTGGTGAATTATTGAACCTCATTAAAGACAAG TATGACTTAAAGGGAAAGCTGATGTCAATCAAACATTATCTCCTTCTCGATCAG GGTGATTTTTTGGTCCACTTCATGGACATAGCTCGGGAAGAACTCATGAAAAAGCCAGATGAAATTTCAGTTGAAAAGCTGCAG TCTCTCCTGGACCTTGCATTACGATCCACGGCAGCTGTGGCTGATCCATATCATGAAGACTTGACATGTTGTGTG GAAAAGACAACTTTATTGAAAAGGTTGATTGAACTTAAAGATCTTCAGATCAGCCAGATTATTTCTGGCAATGATGACCTCGAAGAGCCTTTGAGCATTACAGGCTTGGAAACATTTTCTTTGAGTTTCAAG GTTCAATGGCCGTTATCACTTGTGATCTCAAGAAAGGCTTTGACAAAATATCAGCTAATATTTCGGTGTCTGTTTCACTGCAAGTATGTCAATCGGCAACTTGGTGCTGCATGGCAGCTGCATCAA GGTCTGCGAAGACTTGATAAGCAAGGAATAGCGATTTCAGTGTCATCTTTGCTATGCCGGAATATGCTTAAGTTCATCAACAGTCTTCTGCATTATCTGACATTTGAG GTTCTCGAACCAAATTGGCATATCATGGACAATAGACTTCAGACTGCAAAGAGTATTGATGAG GTTTTACAACATCATGATTTTTTCCTTGACAAGTGTTTGAGAGAGTGCTTGCTCCTCTCACCTGTTCTTCTCAAG AAGCTAGAGACAATGAAATCGATATGCCTTCAGTATGCAGCAGCAGCGCAATGGCTGGTTACCTATTCCATCGATGCTCCCAAGACCGACAGTCCTGAGCTGGATAAATACAACAAGTTGAAACTAAGGACGCGTTCTCAGACTCAgaaagtaacagctgaaaatGCAACCGTCATTGAATCTATCTT GAAGTTTGAGCGCAAATTTTCTGCTGAGCTTCAGAGTCTAGGACCGATATTGAGCAGTAGTTCTCGTGCAGAGCCATACTTGACTCATCTTGCACAGTGGCTTCTTGGCGTGGGAAGCGACTAA
- the LOC121809348 gene encoding transcription factor RF2b-like, giving the protein MFTGKPVNSGTYFPGRAELDQMPDTPTRRAQHRRAQSETQFRFPDLDDILLDDDVMVELNLDLPPASDAAPLRSLSLDAEFFDGLKVDAPAAAEPRPKHRHSNSMDGLSELALLDPKRAKRILANRQSAARSKERKTRYMSELERKVQTLQTEATTLSAQITVLQRDAGGLTAENKKLKLKLQALQQQAELREALNDSLRNELQHIKFAAGQAPSPHYFANHQLQQQRLSSHNDARE; this is encoded by the exons ATGTTCACCGGTAAGCCCGTGAACTCAGGCACCTACTTCCCGGGCCGGGCCGAGCTCGACCAGATGCCAGACACCCCGACCCGCCGCGCCCAGCACCGCCGCGCTCAGTCGGAGACCCAATTCCGCTTCCCCGACCTCGACGACATCCTCCTCGACGACGACGTCATGGTGGAGCTCAATCTCGACCTTCCCCCGGCGAGCGACGCCGCGCCTCTGAGGAGTTTGTCGCTGGATGCCGAATTCTTCGACGGGCTCAAGGTGGACgctccggcggcggcggagccCCGGCCAAAGCATAGGCATAGCAACTCCATGGATGGGCTTTCCGAACTCGCTCTGCTTGACCCCAAGAGAGCTAAAAG GATTCTTGCAAATAGGCAATCGGCCGCACGATCAAAAGAGCGTAAAACCCGTTACATGAGTGAGCTCGAGAGGAAGGTTCAGACTCTGCAAACTGAAGCAACCACCCTATCAGCTCAGATTACAGTTTTGCAG AGAGATGCCGGTGGATTGACGGCTGAGAACAAGAAACTCAAGCTAAAGCTGCAGGCTTTGCAGCAGCAAGCAGAGCTGAGGGAAG CTCTTAATGATTCACTGAGGAATGAGCTGCAGCATATCAAGTTTGCAGCCGGTCAAGCTCCGTCTCCTCACTACTTTGCTAACCACCAATTGCAGCAGCAGCGGCTCAGCAGCCACAACGATGCTCGAGAGTGA
- the LOC121809347 gene encoding electron transfer flavoprotein subunit alpha, mitochondrial-like, giving the protein MTIQALLGSIRRRSFATRVAHSSRFLSTLVLGEHKGGSIEASSLCAVEAAKRLGGDNSVSLLLAGSGPSLQEAAAHAACFHPSISKVLLADSERFTYALAEPWAKLVHLVQQKDSYSHIIAGSGSFGKNVLPRAAALLDVSPITDVTEISGSNLFVRPIYAGNALSTVRYTGSNPCMLTIRATSFPTGMAPASVSNDKCIEKIDLSAFNEDDADGKSRYVSISSQDTERPDLANARIVVTGGRGLKSAENFKMIEKLAEKLGAAVGATRAAVDAGFVPNELQVGQTGKIVAPELYMAFGVSGAIQHLAGIRDSKVIVAVNKDADAPIFQVADYGLVGDLFEIIPELLEKLPEKK; this is encoded by the exons ATGACAATTCAAGCTCTGCTCGGATCGATTCGGAGGCGTTCGTTTGCTACTCGCGTGGCCCATTCTTCGCGATTT ctTAGCACTCTGGTTTTGGGGGAGCACAAGGGCGGATCCATCGAGGCGTCTTCGTTGTGTGCAGTGGAGGCTGCTAAGCGTTTGGGTGGAGACAATTCTGTGTCTTTGCTCCTTGCTGGTTCGGGTCCTTCCTTGCAGGAGGCTGCTGCTCATGCTGCTTGCTTCCACCCTTCCATTTCTAAG GTCCTTCTTGCTGATTCGGAGAGGTTCACATATGCTCTAGCAGAACCATGGGCTAAACTGGTGCATCTTGTACAGCAGAAAGATAGCTATTCTCACATAATTGCTGGATCGGGTTCTTTTGGAAAGAATGTTCTCCCTCGTGCAGCAGCACTTCTCGATGTTTCACCTATAACCGATGTTACAGAGATTAGTGGCTCGAATCTTTTTGTTAG GCCAATATATGCTGGAAATGCTCTTAGTACTGTTCGATACACCGGTTCAAACCCTTGTATGCTGACTATTAGGGCTACTTCATTTCCTACGGGAATGGCGCCAGCTTCGGTGTCAAATGACAAATGTATTGAGAAGATTGATCTTTCAGCGTTCAACGAAG ATGATGCAGATGGAAAATCGAGGTATGTAAGCATCTCCTCTCAGGATACAGAACGCCCAGATCTGGCAAACGCACGCATTGTTGTCACTGGAGGGCGAGGTCTAAAAAGTGCAGAGAATTTCAAAATGATCGAGAAGCTTGCTGAGAAACTTGGTGCTGCAG TTGGAGCCACTCGTGCTGCAGTTGATGCGGGATTCGTTCCAAATGAACTCCAG GTTGGTCAGACCGGGAAAATTGTTGCTCCGGAACTATACATGGCTTTCGGTGTTTCTGGAGCTATTCAACACTTAGCTGGCATTAGAGATTCAAAAGTCATCGTTGCTGTAAATAAAGATGCTGATGCACCGATATTTCAG GTTGCGGATTATGGACTTGTGGGAGACCTTTTTGAGATCATACCGGAATTGTTAGAGAAACTTCCTGAGAAAAAATAG
- the LOC121809349 gene encoding vacuolar iron transporter homolog 4-like, whose protein sequence is MASKLPTAAPLDVENLEEFDYSTRSQWLRAAVLGANDGLVSTASLMMGVGAVKQDVKAMILTGFAGLIAGACSMAIGEFVSVYSQRDIELAQMKRGSAGGEADKEGLPNPLQAAAASALAFSMGAMVPLLAASFIREYKVRVGVVVAAVTLALAVFGWLGAVLGRAPVARSAARVLIGGWLAMAVTFGLTKLIGSNGL, encoded by the coding sequence ATGGCTTCCAAGCTCCCCACCGCGGCGCCTCTCGACGTCGAAAACCTCGAAGAATTCGACTACTCCACGCGCTCCCAGTGGCTCCGCGCGGCCGTCCTCGGCGCCAACGATGGCCTCGTCTCCACCGCCTCCCTCATGATGGGCGTCGGCGCCGTCAAGCAGGACGTCAAGGCGATGATCCTCACTGGCTTCGCCGGCCTCATCGCCGGCGCCTGCTCCATGGCCATCGGCGAGTTCGTCTCCGTCTACTCCCAGCGCGACATCGAGCTAGCGCAGATGAAGCGCGGTTCGGCCGGAGGAGAAGCCGACAAGGAGGGGCTGCCGAATCCGTTGCAGGCGGCGGCGGCCTCGGCGCTGGCCTTTTCCATGGGAGCGATGGTGCCGCTGCTGGCGGCGAGCTTTATAAGGGAGTATAAGGTGAGGGTGGGGGTCGTGGTGGCGGCGGTGACGCTGGCGCTGGCGGTGTTCGGGTGGCTCGGGGCGGTGCTGGGGAGGGCGCCGGTGGCCAGGTCGGCGGCGAGGGTTTTGATAGGAGGGTGGCTGGCGATGGCTGTCACGTTTGGACTTACTAAGTTGATTGGATCAAATGGATTGTGA